The window TAACGTAACCGATGCCACCAGAATTGAAGCTGCAAGACCAACCATCATAAAAATATTAGAAGATGGAGGAAGTGCTGTTCTAATGAGCCACCTGGGTCGTCCCAAAGGTCAAGTTCATCCGGCTATGTCTATGGAACACATAGTCAATAAGGTATCTGACACTTTAGGAGTTAAAGTAAAATTTGTAGAAGATTGTGTAGGTGTTAAAACGGAAGAAGCTGTCGCTAATTTAAAGTCCGGAGAAATCCTTTTACTGGAAAACCTCCGCTTTCATAGTGAAGAAGAAAAAGGGGACAGGGATTTTGCTGAAAAATTATCAAAACTCGGTGATGTATATGTAAATGATGCTTTCGGGACTGCTCACAGGGCACATGCATCAACTGCTATTATTGCTCAGTTTTTTGATGATAATAAGTGCTTTGGCTATCTAATGGCTAAAGAAATAGATGCTATCGAGAAAGTACTCAAAACAGGCGAAAAACCAATAACAGCCATACTTGGCGGTGCCAAGGTATCATCTAAAATCACTATTATAGAAAACATCCTGGATAAAGTAGATCATTTAATCATTGGCGGGGGCATGACCTATACTTTTGTAAAAGCTCAAGGAGGTAAGGTAGGTGATTCTATTTGTGAAGACGATAAGCAGGAACTTGCCCTAAATATATTGGCCGAAGCTAAAAAGAAAGGTGTTGAAATCCATATTCCTGTCGATGTTATTGCTGCAGATGATTTTAGCAACACTGCAAATACACAGGTTGTTGATGTAGATAAAATTCCGGACGGATGGCAAGGGTTGGATGCCGGTCCGATTACTCTTGAAAACTTTAAAAAGGTAATCTATCAATCAAAGACCATTTTATGGAATGGTCCTGTCGGTGTCTTTGAAATGGGAAGCTTTGCCAAGGGAACTATTGCCGTCGGTAATTTCATAGATGAAGCTACTCAAAATGGAGCCTTTTCTTTAGTGGGAGGGGGTGACTCTGTTGCTGCGGTTAAGAAATTCGGCTTTGAAAATAAAGTAAGCTACGTTTCGACAGGTGGTGGTGCAATGCTCGAAAGCCTGGAAGGTAAAAAATTACCGGGTATAGCTGCCATATTAGACTAAAAAAAGCCAAAATAACATATTTAAAAGCGATGCCTTTTTGGGTATCGCTTTTTTATTAAGTCAGTTATCACATCACTTTACATGTATTTTAACATTTGGAAACAGCTAAATAACCAAAAAAATGCGATTTTTGGCAAATTCCATTTATTTTCTAAATAAATTATTACTGAACGATGAAAAGGATTTTGATATTGATAGGCTGTTTTACGCCATTTATGATGTTTTCGCAGGAACCGACAAAGGTTCAACAACCTGATACAATTGGAAAAAATCAAAAAGAAATAAGCGTAGAAACATCCCGTGATTCTATTTCCGATGAAATAAAAAAGTTATTAAAGGCTGAAGGCCGCTATCAGTTAAAAGACCATGAAACTGCGGCAAAGTACGACAGCCTTTGGTTGCAGGAGCTATATGAATCAGAACTTTTTGACACCCTGTATAATGACATAAGTCATTTAAACTACGAAGAAGTTGAATATAAAGAACTAAGTACCGATACCCTTAAAAAACGACTTGAAAAACTAAATCAGAAAACACCTTTTAATGTAGCTTACAATCCTGCTCTTGAAAGTGTTATCAAAATGTTCTTAAAGAACAGAAGAGGGTTTATTCAACGCATGATCAATAAAAGCAGTTTTTACTTTCCGCTTTTTGAAGAAGAACTGGATAGAAATGATATCCCGTTGGAAATGAAGTACCTGTCTATAGTAGAATCGGCATTAAATCCAAAGGCTAAATCAAGGGTGGGTGCTACCGGATTATGGCAATTTATGTTTCAAACGGGACGAATGTACGGTTTAGAAGTAAACAGTTATGTAGACGAGCGTTGCGACCCGATACAATCAACCGAAGCTGCATCTAAATATCTTTCCAGGCTCTATGGAATCTTTGGTGACTGGGATCTTGCTTTGGCAGCCTATAATTCCGGACCCGGAAATGTGTCAAAAGCCATCAGAAGAAGCGGAGGATATGAAAATTACTGGAATTTACGACCTTTCCTCCCAAGAGAAACGGCAGGTTATGTACCGGCCTTTTTAACGATGATGTATATATTTGAATATGCAGAAGAACATGGCTTTAAAGTAGATCCGAGAGGAGAGGTGGCTTATTTTGAAACAGATACCATACAGGTGAAAAAAATGATTAGCTTCGATCAGATCTCAGAACTCATAGATATCGACGTAGAAGAAGTCCAGTTCTTTAACCCTTCCTATAAAATAGATGTCATTCCATATATCGAAGACCAGGTTCATGTTTTAAGGTTGCCAACCAAAGATATAGGCAAATTTGTGGCCAACGAGAAAGCCATTTATAAACATATTGATGAAGAACTTGCCAAAAAGGAAAAACCTTTACCTCAACTCTTTAAAATGGATTCACAGGTTACGCACAGGGTAAGGAATGGAGATGTTTTAGGCAAGATAGCCCAACGCTATGGAGTACGTGTTAGTGAAATTAAACGTTGGAACGGTTTAAGGAGTAATACCATCAGGGTTGGTCAGCGACTAAAAATTTATCCTAAAAAACCGGTAGCTGTAAAGAAGACTTCAAGTAGTAAAAGCACTGTGAACACTAGTGGTTTAAAAGAATATGTAGTTAGAAAAGGTGACACTCTCTGGGGAATTGCGAATAAATTTCCGGGAATTTCTGTTAAAAACTTACAAGATTGGAACGATATTAGCGGTAAAAGTTTAAAACCAGGCATGAAAATTAAATTATGCCAATGTTAAACCTAAGCTAAATCGAAATATAAAATGAAAAAAATCCTTGTATTAATTGCTGCAGGAGTATTAATTCTTTCCTGTAAAGAGAAAAGCTCCGGGAAATATTTACCACAATCGGTAGGAGCTATCAATACATTGTCTGTAGTGATTGATAATACCTTATGGAAAGGTGATGTCGGTGACGAAATAAGAGACTATTTTGCTGCACCTGTAGACGGATTACCCTGGGAAGAACCTTTGTTCACAATTCATCAAATGCCACCTGAAATATTTACGGATTTTGCCAGAAACAGCAGAAACATACTTTATGTAGTCCAAGATTCTTCTAATGTTACTACCTTAAAAGATGATGTGTATGCCAAGCCTCAAAAGGTTGCCTTTATTAAGGGAAGTACTTCAGAAAGCATTATTGCCGCTATAAAAGATAACGCTCCCAAAATAATAGATGTTTTTAAAGAAAACGATCTTAAAGAAAGCCAGAACAGATTTAAACAATCTCTCAATAAAGAAACTGACCTGAAAGATAAACTCGGCGTTTCGCTAACCATTCCTTCAGTTTATAAAATTGTAAAAGAAGAGGAAAATTTCTTCTGGATAGAACGTCAAATCCCGAAAGGTACCATGAACATTATCGTTTATGAAATGCCTAAGGATTACTATCCTAAAGACAGTTCGCGCGTTGATGAAATTATAAAAATGCGCGATTCCATTGGTAAAAAATACGTACCCGGAAGAGATCCTGAAACCATGTGGATGATCACCGAACAAGCTTATGCCCCATATGTCTTTGATGCAAATATTAATGGCTATGAAGCTATTGAGACCAAAGGAATGTGGGAGGTAAAAAACTTCTTTATGGCCGGCCCGTTTATTAACTATATCGTAAAAGATCCGCTAAATGACCGCACATTGGTTTTAGAAGGCTTTACCTTTGCGCCTTCAACCGATAAAAGAGATTATATGTTTCAGTTAGAATCTATACTGAAAACCCTGAAAATAGAAAAGAAAGGTCATATTTAACCTCATAAAAAAACCTCGCTAAATAGCGAGGTTTTTTATTTATAGCAGAACTTATTTCTTTTCTTCTATCTTATTATCTTCATCTTCATTTTTAGTAGCGTCTTTAAATTCTTTTATACCACTACCAAGGCCTCTCATTAATTCCGGTATTTTCTTTCCACCAAATAATAATAAAACAACGACCACTATAATAGCTATTTGTGGCCAACCTATCATTCCTAGAAAAATTTGTAATCCAAACATCTTGATTCGTAATTTTATTAAAACAAAGGTAATAAGAAAACTTTAATACCGACGTTATTTGAGAATATTTTAGGATAAATAGAAAGTTTAAAAAACTATATTTGTTTCCAGATGGAAAAAAAGAAAAGCAAAAGAAAACAATTAAAGAAAAAGTTACTTCATAAATACAGGCTTGTAGTTTTAAACGAAGATACTTTTGAAGAACGGTTTTCGCTTAAACTGAACAGGCTCAATGTATTTGTCATTGGTACGCTGTTTGCTATTTTTTTAATTGCCATTACCACTATGCTTATAGCATTTACCCCTCTTAGGGAGTACATCCCGGGATATGCTTCGACTGCTTTAAAACAAAAGGCTACACGTTTGGCTTTTGAAGTCGATTCATTAGAAAGTCGTCTTTCATCCAATGAAATTTATTTTGAAAGAATTCAACAAGTATTAAGGGGTGATATCAAAATGGAGAAAATGGATAAGGACTCCCTGTTTGAAGAATTTAAAAAAGATACTTCCAGTTTAAATTTACTGCCAAACAAGCAAGATTCTTTACTTCGAGCAGAAGTTGCTCATGAAGATAAATACAATGTGTTTGAAACTGCTTCATCAAGTATGGATTTTGTATTGTTTCCACCCATTAAAGGAACTATTACAAATACTTACAATGTAAAAGAAAAACACTTTGCTGTTGATATAGTTGCACCGGAAGGCAGTCCTGTAAAATCAGTAGCTGACGGTACCGTTATATTTTCAGAGTGGACAGCTGAAACCGGGCATGTTATTATATTAGAACACGGGTATGGTCTGATATCCGTATACAAACACAACGCTACCCTAACAAAAAGGCAAGGGGATTTGGTTAAATCGGGAGAGGTTATCGCCAATATCGGTAATACCGGCGAACTGACTACCGGACCCCATTTACATTTTGAATTATGGAGCGAAGGTAATCCCGTTAATCCACAAGAATATATTGATTTTGAATAATTGACTATGTCTATAAAAGCATTTGCTGCCAGAATATTTGCCAAAAGAGTACATAAAAAAATACAGAAGTGGTCCCGAAATCCGGTTCAGGCACAGGAAAAAGTTTTTCAGGATCTGGTTGCTACAGCTACAGCTACTGAATTCGGAAAAGATCATAATTTTATAAGTATCAATAATCACGATGATTATACAAAACGAGTACCTGTAAGAGATTATGAAGCCTTGCGCCCTTATGTTGATAAAGTGGTAAAAGGACAAGAGAATATTCTCTGGCCGGGAAAACCCCTGTACTTTGCTAAAACTTCGGGTACAACTTCCGGTGCCAAATACATCCCGATTACCAAGGCATCAATGCCTTATCATATTGAAGCGGCCAGAAATGCTATTTTATGTTATATACACGAAACCAAGAAAGCAGGCTTCGTTAATGGTAAGATGATCTTTTTACAGGGAAGTCCTGTTCTAAAAGAAGAAAACGGTATTAAATTAGGCAGGCTTTCAGGTATCGTGGCTCATTACATTCCAAAATATCTACAAAAAAACAGAATGCCAAGTTGGGAAACCAATTGTATTGACGATTGGGAAACCAAAGTAGATGCTATTGTTAAAGAAACCCTTAAGGAAGATATGACCGTTATCAGCGGTATCCCCTCATGGGTTCAAATGTACTTTGAACGTTTACAAGCAAAAACAAATAAAAAGGTAGGCGATATTTTTAAGAATTTTCAGTTGTTTATTTATGGTGGGGTGAATTATGAACCTTACCGGTCAAAATTTGAAAACCTGATAGGAAGGAGTGTAGACAGTATTGAACTGTTTCCGGCCAGTGAAGGTTTTTTTGCCTTTCAGGATTCTCAGAAAAAAAGGGGAATGTTGCTTTTATTAGATTCAGGAATATTCTATGAATTTATAAAAGCTGATGAATTTTTCGGGGAAAACCCAAAACGCTACACTATTAAAAATGTGGAAACAGGAATCAATTATGTGATGATTATTTCTACCAATGCCGGGCTGTGGGGTTATAACCTGGGAGATACGGTACAGTTTACTTCAACCGATCCTTACCGGGTAATTGTCAGCGGACGTGTTAAACACTTTATTTCCGCCTTTGGGGAACACGTTATAGCCAAAGAGGTAGAAGAGGCGTTAAACGAAGCCTTAAATGCATCTAATGCCCGGATAAACGAATTTACGGTGGCACCTCAGATAAATCCTGAAGGAAATGAGTTACCATATCACGAATGGTTCATAGAATTTGAAAATGAACCTGAAGATCTTAAATTATTCGCCAAGATTATTGATGAAGCTTTACAAAGACAAAACAGTTATTATTTCGATCTGATACAAGGCAATATTCTCCAGACACTAAAAATCACCAGGGTAAGAGAAGCCGGCTTTACCTCATATATGAAATCTATCGGAAAACTAGGAGGTCAGAATAAAGTTCAGCGTTTATCAAATGACAGGAAACTGGCAGACGGCCTTATGGATTTTATCATAAACTAATGCTCGTTTATTTAAAATAAGCAGTTAACGGTTTCTGATATCTTCTATAGCATCTTTTAATTTTTCCTTTTCATTCGGAAAAAATCCCTGCACGATTAATGCAAAACCGAAAAACATTAAAACAATACTAATTACTCTTTTGATCTTGAAGATCCGGTAAGGAGTCAGTTTATTCTTAAGCTGTTTAGCTAATAATATTTTAATAC of the Zhouia spongiae genome contains:
- a CDS encoding phosphoglycerate kinase; translated protein: MKTIDNFNFSGKKALIRVDFNVPLDTEFNVTDATRIEAARPTIIKILEDGGSAVLMSHLGRPKGQVHPAMSMEHIVNKVSDTLGVKVKFVEDCVGVKTEEAVANLKSGEILLLENLRFHSEEEKGDRDFAEKLSKLGDVYVNDAFGTAHRAHASTAIIAQFFDDNKCFGYLMAKEIDAIEKVLKTGEKPITAILGGAKVSSKITIIENILDKVDHLIIGGGMTYTFVKAQGGKVGDSICEDDKQELALNILAEAKKKGVEIHIPVDVIAADDFSNTANTQVVDVDKIPDGWQGLDAGPITLENFKKVIYQSKTILWNGPVGVFEMGSFAKGTIAVGNFIDEATQNGAFSLVGGGDSVAAVKKFGFENKVSYVSTGGGAMLESLEGKKLPGIAAILD
- a CDS encoding LysM peptidoglycan-binding domain-containing protein, coding for MKRILILIGCFTPFMMFSQEPTKVQQPDTIGKNQKEISVETSRDSISDEIKKLLKAEGRYQLKDHETAAKYDSLWLQELYESELFDTLYNDISHLNYEEVEYKELSTDTLKKRLEKLNQKTPFNVAYNPALESVIKMFLKNRRGFIQRMINKSSFYFPLFEEELDRNDIPLEMKYLSIVESALNPKAKSRVGATGLWQFMFQTGRMYGLEVNSYVDERCDPIQSTEAASKYLSRLYGIFGDWDLALAAYNSGPGNVSKAIRRSGGYENYWNLRPFLPRETAGYVPAFLTMMYIFEYAEEHGFKVDPRGEVAYFETDTIQVKKMISFDQISELIDIDVEEVQFFNPSYKIDVIPYIEDQVHVLRLPTKDIGKFVANEKAIYKHIDEELAKKEKPLPQLFKMDSQVTHRVRNGDVLGKIAQRYGVRVSEIKRWNGLRSNTIRVGQRLKIYPKKPVAVKKTSSSKSTVNTSGLKEYVVRKGDTLWGIANKFPGISVKNLQDWNDISGKSLKPGMKIKLCQC
- a CDS encoding DUF4837 family protein, whose amino-acid sequence is MKKILVLIAAGVLILSCKEKSSGKYLPQSVGAINTLSVVIDNTLWKGDVGDEIRDYFAAPVDGLPWEEPLFTIHQMPPEIFTDFARNSRNILYVVQDSSNVTTLKDDVYAKPQKVAFIKGSTSESIIAAIKDNAPKIIDVFKENDLKESQNRFKQSLNKETDLKDKLGVSLTIPSVYKIVKEEENFFWIERQIPKGTMNIIVYEMPKDYYPKDSSRVDEIIKMRDSIGKKYVPGRDPETMWMITEQAYAPYVFDANINGYEAIETKGMWEVKNFFMAGPFINYIVKDPLNDRTLVLEGFTFAPSTDKRDYMFQLESILKTLKIEKKGHI
- a CDS encoding twin-arginine translocase TatA/TatE family subunit, which produces MFGLQIFLGMIGWPQIAIIVVVVLLLFGGKKIPELMRGLGSGIKEFKDATKNEDEDNKIEEKK
- a CDS encoding M23 family metallopeptidase — protein: MEKKKSKRKQLKKKLLHKYRLVVLNEDTFEERFSLKLNRLNVFVIGTLFAIFLIAITTMLIAFTPLREYIPGYASTALKQKATRLAFEVDSLESRLSSNEIYFERIQQVLRGDIKMEKMDKDSLFEEFKKDTSSLNLLPNKQDSLLRAEVAHEDKYNVFETASSSMDFVLFPPIKGTITNTYNVKEKHFAVDIVAPEGSPVKSVADGTVIFSEWTAETGHVIILEHGYGLISVYKHNATLTKRQGDLVKSGEVIANIGNTGELTTGPHLHFELWSEGNPVNPQEYIDFE
- a CDS encoding GH3 auxin-responsive promoter family protein; the protein is MSIKAFAARIFAKRVHKKIQKWSRNPVQAQEKVFQDLVATATATEFGKDHNFISINNHDDYTKRVPVRDYEALRPYVDKVVKGQENILWPGKPLYFAKTSGTTSGAKYIPITKASMPYHIEAARNAILCYIHETKKAGFVNGKMIFLQGSPVLKEENGIKLGRLSGIVAHYIPKYLQKNRMPSWETNCIDDWETKVDAIVKETLKEDMTVISGIPSWVQMYFERLQAKTNKKVGDIFKNFQLFIYGGVNYEPYRSKFENLIGRSVDSIELFPASEGFFAFQDSQKKRGMLLLLDSGIFYEFIKADEFFGENPKRYTIKNVETGINYVMIISTNAGLWGYNLGDTVQFTSTDPYRVIVSGRVKHFISAFGEHVIAKEVEEALNEALNASNARINEFTVAPQINPEGNELPYHEWFIEFENEPEDLKLFAKIIDEALQRQNSYYFDLIQGNILQTLKITRVREAGFTSYMKSIGKLGGQNKVQRLSNDRKLADGLMDFIIN